In one Streptomyces sp. NBC_00597 genomic region, the following are encoded:
- a CDS encoding acetyl-CoA carboxylase biotin carboxylase subunit, with product MFSTVLVANRGEIAVRVIRTLRELGIRSVAVFSDADADARHVREADTAVRIGPAAAAESYLSVEKLLDAARRTGAEAVHPGYGFLAENAAFAAACAQAGLTFIGPPAPAISLMGDKIRAKETVKAAGVPVVPGSSGSGLSDAELVAASEEIGMPVLLKPSAGGGGKGMRLVRDAALLGEEIAAARREARSSFGDDTLLVERWVDRPRHIEIQVLADAHGNVVHLGERECSLQRRHQKVIEEAPSVLLTPEIRAAMGAAAVEAARSCGYVGAGTVEFIVPGGDPSSYYFMEMNTRLQVEHPVTELITGLDLVEQQLRVAAGAPLAFTQSDVTLTGHAIEARVCAEDPARGFLPSGGTVLALSEPSGGAVRTDSGLVAGVDVGSTYDPMLSKVIVHGPDRATALRMLRAALADTVILGVQTNAGFLRRLLAHPDVVTGEMDTGLVERDLSELLPEGVPPEVFAATALLAQASLPHSAPSRNPAGGSGAATSAAGGAGWVDPFDAANGWRLGGTPAWTVHHFRLPGQDPVQVRTRPAGPGSGSATELLLADGAQAAAAGDAGQHQAPPVFEARGLGQSSGSPVRGRIIDLGHDHVTVELEGITHRFSHAASPEGTWLGRDGDSWHVQGHDPVAAKGAAAAGADTLAAPMPGTVTVVKVAVGDTVVAGQSLLVVEAMKMEHVIAAPHSGTVTELDVSPGTTVAMDQVLAVVTPDEEEEATR from the coding sequence ATGTTCAGCACTGTTCTGGTGGCCAACCGGGGCGAGATCGCGGTACGCGTCATCCGCACCCTTCGCGAGCTCGGGATCCGCTCCGTGGCCGTCTTCAGCGACGCGGACGCGGACGCACGGCACGTGCGGGAGGCCGACACGGCCGTCCGGATCGGCCCGGCGGCCGCCGCCGAGAGCTACCTGTCGGTGGAGAAGCTGCTCGACGCGGCCCGCCGCACCGGCGCCGAGGCCGTCCACCCGGGCTACGGCTTCCTCGCCGAGAACGCGGCCTTCGCGGCCGCTTGCGCGCAGGCGGGCCTGACCTTCATCGGGCCGCCGGCCCCGGCGATCTCCCTGATGGGCGACAAGATCCGGGCCAAGGAGACCGTGAAGGCGGCCGGGGTCCCGGTCGTGCCCGGCTCCTCGGGAAGCGGGCTGTCGGACGCCGAACTGGTCGCGGCCTCCGAGGAGATCGGCATGCCGGTGCTGCTGAAGCCCTCGGCGGGCGGCGGCGGCAAGGGCATGCGGCTGGTCCGCGACGCCGCGCTGCTGGGCGAGGAGATCGCGGCGGCGCGCCGCGAGGCGCGGTCCTCCTTCGGCGACGACACCCTGCTCGTGGAGCGGTGGGTCGACCGGCCCCGGCACATCGAGATCCAGGTGCTGGCGGACGCGCACGGGAACGTGGTGCACCTCGGCGAACGCGAATGCTCCCTCCAGCGGCGCCACCAGAAGGTGATCGAGGAGGCCCCCTCGGTCCTGCTGACCCCGGAGATCCGGGCGGCGATGGGCGCCGCGGCCGTGGAGGCGGCGCGCTCCTGCGGGTACGTCGGCGCGGGCACGGTGGAGTTCATCGTGCCGGGCGGGGACCCGTCCTCGTACTACTTCATGGAGATGAACACCCGCCTCCAGGTCGAGCACCCGGTGACGGAGCTGATCACCGGGCTGGACCTGGTGGAGCAGCAGCTGCGGGTGGCCGCGGGTGCTCCGCTGGCCTTCACGCAGTCGGACGTCACCCTGACCGGCCACGCCATCGAGGCCCGCGTCTGCGCCGAGGACCCGGCGCGCGGGTTCCTGCCGTCCGGCGGTACGGTGCTGGCGCTGTCCGAGCCGTCGGGCGGTGCGGTGCGCACGGACTCCGGGCTCGTGGCCGGGGTGGACGTGGGCTCCACGTACGACCCGATGCTGTCGAAGGTGATCGTCCACGGCCCCGACCGGGCGACGGCCCTGCGCATGCTGCGGGCCGCCCTCGCCGACACCGTGATCCTGGGCGTCCAGACCAATGCCGGTTTCCTGCGGAGGCTGTTGGCGCATCCCGATGTGGTGACGGGCGAGATGGACACGGGTCTGGTCGAGCGGGACCTGTCCGAGCTGCTCCCGGAGGGCGTCCCGCCGGAGGTGTTCGCGGCCACCGCACTGCTGGCCCAGGCTTCTCTCCCCCACTCCGCTCCTTCCCGAAACCCCGCCGGGGGCTCGGGGGCGGCCACGTCCGCTGCGGGCGGCGCCGGCTGGGTCGACCCGTTCGATGCGGCCAACGGCTGGCGCCTCGGCGGAACCCCCGCCTGGACCGTCCACCACTTCCGCCTCCCGGGCCAGGACCCCGTACAGGTCCGCACCCGCCCCGCCGGGCCGGGCTCCGGCTCGGCCACGGAGCTGCTCCTGGCCGACGGCGCTCAGGCCGCAGCCGCCGGCGACGCCGGCCAGCATCAAGCCCCGCCGGTGTTCGAGGCGCGGGGTCTGGGCCAGAGCTCCGGCTCACCGGTTCGCGGCCGCATCATCGACCTCGGCCACGACCACGTGACCGTCGAACTGGAAGGCATCACCCACCGCTTCAGCCACGCCGCCTCCCCGGAGGGAACCTGGCTCGGGCGCGACGGCGACAGCTGGCACGTCCAGGGCCACGACCCCGTCGCCGCCAAGGGCGCGGCCGCCGCGGGCGCCGACACCCTCGCCGCGCCCATGCCCGGCACCGTCACCGTCGTCAAGGTGGCCGTCGGGGACACGGTGGTGGCCGGGCAGAGCCTGCTCGTCGTCGAGGCGATGAAGATGGAGCACGTCATCGCCGCCCCGCACTCCGGCACGGTCACCGAGCTCGACGTCTCCCCCGGCACGACCGTCGCCATGGACCAGGTCCTGGCCGTCGTCACCCCCGACGAGGAAGAGGAGGCGACCCGGTGA